In one Bacillus sp. PK3_68 genomic region, the following are encoded:
- a CDS encoding ComF family protein encodes MSKSLGWRQFFWLEEPPVVCEECRQPFEKVAGESCRSCSRPLAMLDPAFVMDGVCLDCLRWEEDPLYQNTLASNYSLYTYNDAMKEFIARFKYRGDYILAKVFANEIKKAAENIVHDLVIGVPLSKERLYERGFNQAEALAREAGLETLHILERFHSEKQSKKSRRERLRSSQVFQIREKSSICHKKILIIDDIYTTGSTLRQAAFLLKQAGAAEVRALTLARGQGI; translated from the coding sequence ATGAGTAAAAGTTTAGGGTGGCGCCAGTTTTTCTGGCTGGAAGAGCCACCTGTCGTTTGTGAAGAATGCCGTCAGCCTTTTGAAAAAGTAGCAGGTGAAAGCTGCCGGAGCTGCTCTCGTCCGCTAGCCATGCTTGATCCAGCTTTTGTTATGGACGGTGTTTGTCTCGATTGTCTCCGCTGGGAAGAAGATCCGCTTTATCAGAATACATTGGCCAGTAATTATTCACTCTATACGTATAACGATGCGATGAAGGAATTTATTGCCCGTTTTAAATACCGTGGAGACTATATACTCGCTAAAGTATTTGCGAATGAAATAAAAAAAGCGGCAGAAAATATCGTGCATGATCTTGTGATTGGCGTGCCGCTCAGTAAAGAGAGACTTTATGAACGAGGCTTTAATCAGGCGGAGGCTCTGGCCCGAGAGGCAGGGCTCGAAACCCTCCATATTCTTGAGCGCTTTCACTCTGAGAAGCAGTCAAAAAAGTCACGCAGGGAACGCCTTCGGTCTTCACAAGTTTTTCAGATTAGAGAAAAATCGTCCATTTGTCATAAAAAAATTCTTATTATCGACGATATATATACTACAGGCTCTACTCTCAGGCAAGCTGCCTTTCTATTAAAGCAGGCGGGAGCAGCGGAGGTACGGGCACTCACGCTGGCCAGAGGGCAGGGGATCTGA
- a CDS encoding DEAD/DEAH box helicase yields the protein MMSSSNISSSLVSFLSGRLLLEEEVPFLLPVSPHIQKLPGISKKHQYFYCERCGNNKKERFAVFPCARCRTICPYCRHCLMMGRVAGCSRLIYWTGPEPPYEGDGVLQWIGQLSEGQSAASQAVIQAIQDDEEQLIWAVCGAGKTEVLFAGIESALLAGKRVCIATPRTDVVLELAPRLQKVFPGIPVAALYGGSPDRHLYSPLVVTTTHQLLRFFKAFDVMIVDEVDAFPYSYDPSLQRAVQKARKSPSSLIYLTATPHETWQKDCLKGKRPFVKISARFHRQPLPVPVLTWSGNWKKAIKKGKLPIQVKEWAMKRLQAKKQALLFFPHIDSMQQALPLFQQLDPSIDAVHAEDPDRKEKVNSMREQKLPLLLSTTILERGVTFPNIDVAVIGSEDDIFTESALVQIAGRAGRSADFPEGEVRFFHYGKTKAIVQAVDHIRQMNKEGLEKGWLDR from the coding sequence ATGATGAGTTCCTCAAATATATCCTCTTCGCTGGTTTCCTTTCTTTCCGGCCGCCTCCTCCTTGAAGAAGAAGTTCCTTTCCTTCTGCCAGTTTCTCCGCATATTCAGAAGCTTCCCGGCATTTCAAAAAAACATCAATATTTTTACTGTGAACGCTGCGGGAATAATAAAAAAGAGCGGTTTGCCGTTTTTCCCTGTGCTCGCTGCCGAACAATTTGTCCGTATTGCCGCCACTGTCTCATGATGGGACGTGTTGCTGGCTGCTCTCGGCTCATTTATTGGACAGGTCCTGAGCCGCCGTACGAAGGCGACGGCGTTCTTCAGTGGATAGGCCAGCTGTCAGAGGGACAGTCCGCTGCCTCGCAGGCAGTCATTCAGGCAATTCAGGATGATGAAGAACAGCTGATTTGGGCGGTGTGTGGAGCTGGAAAAACAGAAGTGCTGTTTGCTGGGATTGAGTCAGCGCTGCTTGCGGGCAAGCGAGTGTGCATCGCCACACCGCGGACGGATGTTGTTCTTGAGCTTGCCCCGCGCCTGCAAAAAGTGTTTCCTGGTATTCCCGTTGCCGCTTTGTACGGCGGCAGTCCTGACCGCCACCTGTACAGTCCGCTTGTTGTTACTACTACTCACCAATTACTTCGTTTTTTCAAGGCATTCGACGTCATGATTGTTGATGAAGTGGATGCGTTTCCCTACTCTTATGACCCCTCCTTGCAACGGGCTGTACAAAAGGCTCGGAAATCTCCTTCTTCCCTCATCTATTTAACCGCCACTCCTCATGAAACATGGCAAAAAGACTGTCTAAAGGGAAAAAGGCCATTCGTGAAAATCTCTGCCCGCTTTCACAGACAGCCGCTGCCAGTCCCTGTACTTACCTGGAGCGGAAACTGGAAAAAAGCCATCAAAAAGGGGAAACTGCCTATCCAAGTGAAGGAATGGGCGATGAAACGCCTGCAAGCGAAGAAACAGGCGCTCCTCTTTTTTCCGCATATTGACTCCATGCAACAGGCCCTCCCGTTATTTCAACAGCTCGATCCCTCGATTGACGCCGTTCATGCAGAAGACCCTGACAGGAAGGAAAAGGTTAATTCCATGCGTGAACAAAAGCTGCCTCTCTTGCTGTCAACGACAATTTTAGAGAGAGGGGTAACGTTTCCCAATATTGATGTGGCTGTCATCGGCTCAGAAGATGACATATTTACCGAAAGTGCGCTCGTACAAATTGCGGGCCGTGCTGGCAGGAGCGCCGACTTTCCGGAGGGAGAAGTTCGCTTTTTCCACTATGGGAAAACAAAAGCCATCGTTCAAGCAGTCGATCACATTCGCCAAATGAATAAAGAAGGATTAGAGAAGGGGTGGCTGGACAGGTGA
- the flgL gene encoding flagellar hook-associated protein FlgL: MRVTQSMLSNNMLRNLSNSYSRLGKYQEQITSQKKISRPSDDPLVAMKGITYRRNLQEVQQYQRNFGEAYNWVDNADSSLDKAGLALDRIRELTVQVSNDTYDATQRKAAAEEIKQLRNHLVNIANTKVGEKYLFNGTDTLKAPVTDGTPPTFNSPRNNGDVELELSKGIYIPVNVKPEEAFDSNLFKEIDDLIITLEDPSKSGSEVGQYLEVVDKHKANVLNARADLGARANRIELMEDRVDTQEVISTKAMSENEDIDFEKVITELIAQESVHRAALSIGARIIQPSLMDFLR; this comes from the coding sequence ATGCGCGTAACACAATCGATGCTTTCTAATAATATGCTCCGTAATTTAAGCAATAGCTATTCCCGTTTAGGGAAATATCAAGAGCAAATTACAAGTCAGAAAAAAATCAGCCGGCCGTCGGATGATCCGCTTGTAGCTATGAAGGGGATTACTTATCGGCGTAATTTGCAAGAGGTGCAGCAATACCAGAGAAATTTCGGTGAAGCTTATAACTGGGTGGATAACGCAGATTCAAGTTTAGATAAGGCAGGATTAGCTTTAGACCGGATTCGCGAGTTAACTGTTCAGGTCAGCAATGATACGTATGACGCCACTCAACGTAAGGCGGCAGCTGAAGAGATTAAACAGTTGAGGAATCATTTGGTGAATATAGCCAATACAAAAGTGGGGGAAAAGTATCTTTTTAATGGGACAGATACGTTAAAGGCTCCTGTTACAGATGGCACACCTCCAACCTTTAATTCGCCGCGTAATAATGGAGATGTAGAATTAGAATTATCAAAAGGAATCTATATACCCGTAAACGTTAAACCTGAAGAAGCTTTTGATAGCAATCTCTTTAAAGAGATTGATGACTTGATTATCACACTAGAAGATCCTTCTAAGTCTGGAAGTGAAGTTGGACAGTATTTAGAAGTAGTTGATAAACATAAAGCTAACGTTTTAAACGCTCGTGCCGACTTGGGGGCACGAGCAAATCGTATTGAATTAATGGAAGACCGTGTAGATACGCAGGAGGTTATTTCGACAAAAGCAATGTCTGAAAACGAAGATATCGATTTTGAAAAAGTAATTACAGAATTGATAGCACAGGAAAGTGTTCATCGAGCCGCCCTGTCAATAGGTGCTCGCATTATTCAGCCGAGTTTAATGGATTTTCTAAGATAA
- a CDS encoding LysE family translocator, whose amino-acid sequence MFDISTLSTFVVVVMGLFLIPGPAVFLTITRTAQGGQKAGIMAGAGIATGDFIHTVCAAVGLSAILMTSALAFNIVKLAGAAYLLYMGIKAILEKSADAAAPAATPVSTLSVYSQAIVAEVLNPKTALFFLAFLPQFVHPEQGTPIIQFLVLGLIFVLMSITYTTLIAVGIRPLGKLIKRISWIGRWSGKIVGTIYIALGLKVAFQSR is encoded by the coding sequence ATGTTTGATATTTCAACTCTGAGTACATTTGTAGTGGTCGTTATGGGTCTCTTTTTAATCCCGGGGCCCGCTGTTTTTCTTACAATTACCCGAACAGCGCAGGGAGGCCAAAAAGCAGGCATTATGGCAGGGGCAGGCATTGCCACTGGTGATTTTATTCATACGGTGTGCGCAGCTGTAGGGCTGTCTGCTATCCTGATGACGTCTGCGCTCGCTTTTAATATCGTTAAACTAGCAGGAGCCGCTTATTTGCTCTACATGGGAATTAAAGCCATATTGGAAAAATCAGCTGATGCAGCGGCACCTGCAGCGACTCCTGTTTCAACGCTGAGTGTATACAGTCAAGCTATCGTCGCTGAAGTGCTCAATCCTAAAACAGCTCTTTTCTTCTTAGCGTTCTTGCCGCAGTTTGTCCATCCTGAACAGGGAACACCGATCATCCAGTTTTTAGTTCTCGGTTTAATCTTTGTGCTGATGAGCATTACCTATACCACGCTGATTGCTGTAGGCATACGGCCGCTCGGAAAATTGATCAAACGGATTTCCTGGATAGGCCGTTGGAGCGGAAAAATTGTTGGAACGATTTACATTGCACTCGGTTTAAAGGTTGCTTTTCAAAGCCGATAA
- a CDS encoding flagellar protein FlgN, giving the protein MAAHKLIDVLDKLDRLHMLLLELAVKKTDVIKKNDMDGLDQLLKDEQKFVAAIHTMEQERQRAAAVLTGNSESTMTECIAKLEANEKNALLSLQSTLHETIKRLKEQNELNQQLIYQSLQFVNLNLSMINPQPEQPTYTHPARSSAQHKKQSMFDSQA; this is encoded by the coding sequence ATGGCTGCACATAAGCTGATTGATGTATTGGATAAATTGGACCGCCTGCATATGCTACTGCTCGAACTTGCGGTTAAAAAAACAGATGTGATTAAGAAAAATGATATGGACGGGCTGGATCAGCTGCTTAAGGATGAGCAAAAATTCGTGGCAGCCATTCATACAATGGAACAGGAACGACAAAGAGCTGCTGCTGTACTAACAGGTAATAGCGAATCGACTATGACAGAATGCATCGCAAAGTTGGAAGCAAATGAAAAAAATGCTTTATTGTCTTTACAAAGCACTCTGCATGAAACAATCAAACGGTTGAAGGAACAAAATGAATTAAACCAGCAATTGATTTATCAATCATTGCAGTTCGTTAACTTGAATTTGAGTATGATTAATCCGCAGCCTGAGCAACCGACTTATACTCATCCGGCCCGTTCCAGTGCACAGCACAAAAAGCAATCGATGTTTGATTCACAAGCATAA
- a CDS encoding DUF6470 family protein — MQLPQIRLQSNFAQIELNTKPAEQSIEQPRAELDLQQPPAEMMIDRTPSKLSIDQTQAWEDMDLKHIFRRIEEYADNGYQDWYSGVARRAGEGDELMKIENNRNPIASQAKTNSERPEYSFNIGFIPSPFSVNINFEPAKLNIEWKINKVINNTKAQKPVIDYQPGEVMTSLKQPSSLNVDFANLKFKGLNYEQEI, encoded by the coding sequence ATGCAGTTACCACAAATACGATTGCAATCTAATTTTGCTCAAATAGAACTCAACACTAAGCCAGCTGAACAGTCAATCGAGCAACCGAGGGCAGAATTAGATCTTCAACAGCCACCGGCAGAAATGATGATCGACCGTACACCGTCTAAATTGTCAATTGATCAAACCCAGGCGTGGGAGGATATGGATTTAAAGCATATCTTTCGAAGGATTGAAGAATATGCCGATAATGGTTATCAGGATTGGTATTCAGGTGTAGCCAGAAGAGCTGGAGAAGGTGACGAATTAATGAAAATTGAAAATAATAGGAACCCAATTGCCAGTCAAGCTAAAACAAATAGCGAGAGACCGGAATATTCATTTAATATCGGGTTTATTCCTTCTCCTTTTAGTGTAAATATTAACTTTGAACCAGCTAAACTAAATATAGAATGGAAAATCAATAAGGTAATTAATAATACAAAAGCACAAAAGCCGGTTATTGACTATCAACCAGGTGAAGTAATGACAAGTTTAAAGCAGCCATCATCTCTAAACGTCGATTTTGCTAATTTAAAGTTCAAGGGATTGAACTATGAACAAGAAATATAA
- the flgK gene encoding flagellar hook-associated protein FlgK yields MRSTFMGLEIAKRGMNTQQGALYTTGHNIANANTPGYTRQRVNFVQTQPYPAASMNRPQIPGQMGTGVEAGSIQRVRESFLDLQYRNENNKLGYWESRATALSKMEDIMNEPSENGLSAVMGEFWQSLQDLSVHPEDEGARKVVLQRGQAVADTFHYLSDSLNGIKKDYGAQVDASVKEINSLLEQIANVNKQIGEIEPHGYLPNDLYDERDRLVDELSQYINIEVERKDSGGNPSPLAEGLYEIKLVNNDGSKSTLVSKSNFGKISDTGVKDGNPESISTLEVIDSEGNSKSIAVPDFSQGKLRGLMEAYGYEDNGGSKGIYIEMLNDLDKMATAFANAFNAQHREGHILDKNNSPSAKGSDFFTINSGERPAKGLILAIKNTNEIAASADGTSGNGKNAIELAGIQGEATPELGNATINSFYEGMIGKLGVDALQANRLTANSAVLRQSVDERKQSVSSVALDEEMTNMIKFQHAYNAAARNITVVDEMLDKIINGMGTVGR; encoded by the coding sequence ATGCGCTCAACATTTATGGGGCTAGAGATAGCAAAACGCGGTATGAATACGCAGCAAGGCGCTCTCTATACAACAGGCCACAATATTGCAAATGCAAACACGCCCGGCTATACACGGCAACGGGTTAACTTTGTTCAAACACAGCCTTACCCAGCCGCTTCAATGAACAGACCACAAATTCCTGGACAGATGGGAACGGGTGTGGAAGCCGGGTCTATTCAAAGAGTTAGAGAGAGTTTTTTAGATCTTCAATATAGAAATGAGAATAATAAATTAGGATATTGGGAGTCTAGAGCTACTGCTTTAAGTAAAATGGAAGATATTATGAATGAGCCAAGTGAAAATGGCCTTTCTGCTGTAATGGGAGAGTTCTGGCAGTCCTTACAGGATCTGAGTGTCCACCCAGAAGATGAAGGTGCGCGTAAAGTTGTTTTACAGCGTGGTCAAGCAGTAGCGGATACTTTTCACTACTTATCCGATTCACTGAATGGGATAAAAAAGGATTATGGTGCTCAAGTAGATGCTAGTGTAAAGGAAATTAACTCGCTTCTAGAGCAAATTGCTAACGTTAATAAGCAAATTGGAGAAATTGAGCCCCATGGATACTTGCCTAATGATTTATACGATGAGCGTGATCGCCTAGTTGATGAGCTTTCTCAGTATATAAATATCGAGGTTGAGAGAAAGGATTCAGGAGGTAACCCTTCTCCTTTAGCTGAAGGGTTGTATGAAATTAAGCTAGTAAATAATGATGGTTCAAAATCTACATTAGTCTCAAAATCAAACTTTGGTAAAATTAGTGATACTGGAGTCAAAGATGGCAATCCAGAAAGTATCAGTACTCTTGAGGTTATTGATAGTGAAGGTAACAGCAAGAGTATTGCAGTTCCGGACTTTTCCCAAGGTAAGCTTCGAGGTTTAATGGAAGCTTACGGTTATGAAGATAACGGGGGAAGCAAGGGAATTTATATTGAAATGCTGAATGATTTAGATAAAATGGCCACTGCGTTTGCCAATGCATTTAATGCTCAGCATAGAGAAGGTCATATTTTAGATAAGAATAATTCCCCATCGGCCAAAGGCAGTGACTTTTTTACGATTAATTCTGGAGAGCGTCCTGCTAAAGGGCTTATCCTTGCTATTAAAAACACGAATGAAATTGCTGCATCAGCAGATGGTACGAGCGGTAACGGGAAAAATGCCATTGAGTTAGCTGGTATTCAAGGGGAAGCTACACCGGAACTAGGAAATGCGACAATTAATTCCTTCTATGAAGGAATGATTGGAAAGTTGGGAGTAGATGCGCTGCAAGCAAATCGGCTTACTGCCAACAGTGCTGTTCTCCGACAATCAGTAGATGAAAGAAAGCAATCCGTCAGCTCAGTGGCGTTAGATGAAGAAATGACAAATATGATTAAGTTCCAACATGCCTATAATGCAGCAGCACGAAATATTACTGTTGTAGATGAAATGCTTGATAAGATTATTAACGGCATGGGAACTGTAGGAAGATAA
- a CDS encoding TIGR03826 family flagellar region protein has translation MGEIVNCSRCGELYMENTFRDVCPKCAKEEEQMYEIVYKFLRQRENRAATIERVVEVTGVSESLIHKWMKKGRLHAAHFPNLGYPCDRCGAIINKGKICRNCTDDIESELEQIQRQEAFEAKKQEHDKQTTYYAANKRN, from the coding sequence ATGGGGGAAATCGTTAACTGTTCGCGTTGCGGCGAGCTTTATATGGAAAATACTTTTCGTGATGTCTGTCCGAAATGTGCAAAAGAAGAAGAGCAAATGTATGAGATCGTATATAAATTTTTACGCCAGCGGGAAAATCGGGCAGCTACGATTGAACGGGTTGTGGAAGTGACAGGGGTAAGTGAATCACTTATCCATAAATGGATGAAAAAAGGCCGACTCCATGCAGCCCATTTTCCGAACCTCGGCTATCCATGCGACCGCTGCGGAGCTATTATTAATAAAGGTAAAATATGTCGAAATTGCACGGACGACATTGAAAGCGAGTTAGAGCAAATCCAGCGTCAGGAAGCATTTGAAGCGAAAAAGCAAGAGCATGATAAGCAAACGACATATTATGCGGCGAATAAAAGAAATTAA
- a CDS encoding S-layer homology domain-containing protein: protein MKKLLASLTVIVLFFTLTVQASAQVFNDAKNHWAAKEIQTLVDAGVINGYHDGTFRPDAQVTRGQFIAFLVRALDLPPGDSAFKDVPSGSNLYKDIAAAKKAGLLLGNAEGYALANDPVTRSDVAVMLDRAMQLKGEYPTKAALTYKDAADITRYAYESVQRMTHYGLIKGTADNYFLPKKIATRGESAVFVYRLMEKLDLFSGSKDPITIPKPIDSSEVVVPVNDYQYIKVRMNTRGVPLTYNKRTTDVHIRSTDYHYYYHMGNASKPLGSLRVTLRKLENGDVFVFTKFIHNGDNTYSASVIVPFQQSNSYSLAKYNTFGQVDQKHDDTFGVDKTSHPVGILSVKKGNTVVNEMMIGKNYISLDRQTNYANGQRSVLRELLNEYESHQVYTDTERNLVTTHVNMSVKGKAISENWVLLSDKRLFADNNNRDEWFKRSIKEYTSINNWLTADGAYTKLPWSIEPGYKMGYGRNIGRLQGGIYLTAYEGNKERYFEDLVVNAIADLDVFSGGIISAGKTPIFKTEYTSTWLKNAYGTTAPYVDTRHNENAALFLKNAAESLNIPQLSEANLRYADFLVKQKEIGNVIQVTSSSHLIADYYAKGSQKTHVSLNHALGEMRFLLETYKQTKDPTYLKTARELKAGIENLYPRWIRSNGDLWYQVNGKLQFTGNDYDWLTLMDLLLSQTAFEENGIGRSTIFDAMIRSKAQYLVDNNIPIKSQIIMLLEQQGFGDIVKPISASSKEKKAKLDLNELPKDELDLLAE, encoded by the coding sequence ATGAAAAAATTACTAGCGAGCCTGACCGTGATCGTTTTGTTTTTTACGTTAACGGTTCAAGCGTCTGCTCAAGTATTCAATGATGCCAAGAATCATTGGGCTGCGAAAGAAATCCAGACGCTTGTCGATGCCGGTGTCATTAACGGCTATCATGATGGAACATTCCGGCCAGATGCTCAAGTAACAAGAGGACAGTTTATTGCATTTTTGGTTCGGGCCTTGGATCTGCCACCCGGGGATTCTGCTTTCAAGGATGTTCCTTCCGGCAGCAATTTATATAAAGACATTGCAGCAGCGAAAAAAGCGGGGCTTCTTTTAGGAAATGCCGAGGGCTATGCGCTCGCCAATGATCCAGTCACACGTTCGGATGTAGCTGTTATGCTTGATCGGGCCATGCAGCTAAAAGGAGAGTACCCAACAAAAGCTGCACTTACGTATAAGGATGCAGCAGATATTACCCGGTACGCCTATGAATCTGTACAGCGCATGACTCATTACGGACTCATTAAAGGAACAGCAGATAATTATTTTTTACCGAAGAAAATTGCTACACGCGGTGAATCAGCCGTGTTTGTGTATCGATTGATGGAAAAGCTTGATTTATTCTCTGGAAGCAAAGATCCGATTACGATTCCTAAGCCGATCGATTCCTCAGAGGTTGTCGTTCCAGTCAATGACTACCAATATATTAAAGTAAGAATGAATACACGCGGTGTGCCTCTTACATACAATAAGCGTACGACAGATGTGCACATTCGCTCGACAGACTATCATTATTACTATCATATGGGGAACGCCTCTAAGCCGCTTGGCTCCTTGAGAGTGACGCTGAGGAAGCTGGAGAATGGCGATGTATTCGTCTTTACAAAATTCATCCATAACGGCGACAACACGTACTCTGCCTCGGTCATTGTGCCATTCCAGCAGTCGAATAGCTATTCACTGGCTAAATATAATACGTTCGGCCAGGTAGATCAAAAGCATGACGATACGTTCGGCGTTGATAAAACGTCGCATCCAGTCGGCATTTTATCAGTGAAAAAAGGCAATACAGTGGTCAATGAAATGATGATCGGCAAAAACTACATTTCTCTTGATCGCCAAACGAATTATGCCAATGGGCAGCGCTCTGTTCTCCGTGAGCTGCTCAATGAGTATGAAAGCCATCAAGTATACACGGATACCGAGCGAAACCTTGTCACTACCCATGTAAATATGTCTGTTAAAGGAAAAGCGATTTCTGAAAATTGGGTATTGCTTTCCGACAAACGACTGTTTGCCGATAACAACAATCGAGATGAGTGGTTTAAGCGATCGATTAAAGAGTATACGTCGATTAATAACTGGTTAACGGCGGATGGAGCTTATACAAAGCTGCCATGGTCGATTGAACCTGGTTACAAAATGGGATACGGACGTAATATCGGCCGATTGCAGGGAGGCATTTATTTAACAGCTTACGAAGGGAACAAAGAACGTTACTTTGAAGACCTTGTAGTAAATGCTATTGCCGATCTTGATGTTTTCTCTGGCGGAATAATCTCTGCAGGCAAGACACCTATTTTCAAAACGGAGTATACGAGCACCTGGCTTAAAAATGCTTATGGAACGACCGCTCCTTATGTGGATACGCGCCATAATGAAAATGCTGCGCTATTCTTGAAAAACGCCGCAGAAAGCCTGAATATTCCGCAACTGTCTGAAGCGAATCTTCGCTATGCGGATTTTCTCGTGAAGCAAAAGGAAATCGGCAACGTTATTCAAGTCACATCATCTAGTCATTTAATTGCTGACTATTATGCAAAAGGCAGTCAAAAAACACACGTATCGCTTAACCATGCTTTAGGCGAAATGAGATTTCTACTAGAAACATATAAACAGACGAAAGATCCGACGTATTTAAAAACAGCCCGTGAGTTAAAAGCGGGGATTGAAAACCTTTATCCACGATGGATCCGCTCCAACGGCGATTTATGGTATCAAGTAAACGGCAAGCTGCAATTTACCGGCAATGACTATGATTGGCTAACATTAATGGACTTGCTGCTTTCACAAACAGCTTTTGAGGAAAACGGCATAGGGCGCAGTACGATTTTCGATGCGATGATCCGCTCTAAAGCTCAATATCTGGTTGATAACAATATCCCTATTAAGTCGCAAATTATCATGCTTCTCGAACAGCAAGGATTTGGTGATATCGTTAAACCTATTTCTGCAAGTTCAAAAGAAAAGAAGGCAAAGCTCGATCTTAATGAATTGCCAAAAGATGAATTAGATTTGCTTGCTGAGTAA
- the flgM gene encoding flagellar biosynthesis anti-sigma factor FlgM, translating into MKINQSGVSGINPYQKQLNKVQGTKQAAKAPKDKLEISAAAKGMQEVSKMTKERMEKIASLKQQVAKGEYQPQPEKIAEGIVKFYKK; encoded by the coding sequence GTGAAAATTAACCAATCTGGCGTATCGGGCATCAACCCATACCAAAAGCAGCTGAACAAAGTGCAAGGGACGAAACAAGCGGCTAAGGCGCCAAAGGATAAACTGGAAATCTCTGCAGCGGCGAAAGGCATGCAGGAAGTGTCTAAAATGACAAAAGAACGAATGGAAAAAATCGCAAGCCTGAAACAACAGGTGGCGAAAGGTGAGTACCAGCCGCAACCGGAGAAAATCGCTGAAGGCATCGTGAAGTTTTATAAGAAATAA
- a CDS encoding DegV family protein has protein sequence MKTAIVTDSTSYLSKELRDQLHIHMIPLSVVIGQETYREEVDIQAGDFYEVVRTQEKLPTTTQPPIGEFVKLYEQLLEQGYEAVVGVYLSSGISGTYQTSLAAADLVEGLTVRSFDSEISCGPQGFYVLRAVELAREGKGPDDIIQELEKMRSSVKAYFVVDDLNHLKRGGRLSSAQALIGGLLQVKPLLQFVDKVIVPFEKIRTSKKALKRVADLFEEDYQKGEPLEAVIIHANRETEARRWIGELEERFPNASFSISYFGPVIGTHLGEGALGFGWTKKRD, from the coding sequence ATGAAAACGGCAATTGTAACGGACAGCACTAGCTATCTTTCGAAAGAGTTGCGTGACCAGTTGCATATACATATGATCCCATTAAGTGTGGTTATTGGGCAGGAGACTTATAGAGAAGAAGTAGATATTCAAGCAGGGGACTTTTATGAAGTCGTCCGCACGCAAGAAAAGCTGCCGACAACGACACAGCCGCCTATTGGCGAGTTTGTTAAATTGTATGAACAGCTGCTAGAGCAAGGGTATGAGGCAGTGGTAGGTGTTTATTTATCAAGCGGGATTAGTGGTACTTACCAGACATCCCTCGCAGCGGCCGATCTGGTGGAGGGGCTAACGGTTCGCTCTTTTGATTCAGAAATTAGTTGCGGCCCCCAAGGATTTTATGTACTTCGAGCTGTAGAACTCGCCCGTGAAGGGAAAGGGCCGGATGATATTATTCAAGAGCTGGAAAAAATGCGGTCGTCCGTTAAAGCATATTTCGTTGTAGACGACTTGAACCATTTGAAGCGCGGCGGCCGTTTAAGCAGTGCGCAAGCTTTGATCGGCGGGCTCTTACAGGTTAAGCCGTTGCTTCAGTTCGTGGACAAAGTTATTGTTCCGTTTGAAAAAATCCGCACGAGCAAAAAAGCACTGAAGCGGGTGGCGGACCTGTTTGAAGAAGACTACCAAAAAGGTGAGCCGCTGGAAGCCGTCATTATTCACGCTAACAGAGAAACGGAAGCTCGCCGCTGGATCGGAGAGCTGGAGGAGCGTTTTCCTAATGCCTCATTTTCCATCAGTTACTTCGGGCCTGTTATCGGCACTCATCTTGGCGAAGGCGCCCTTGGATTTGGCTGGACAAAGAAGCGAGATTAA